One part of the Salmo salar chromosome ssa10, Ssal_v3.1, whole genome shotgun sequence genome encodes these proteins:
- the LOC106560272 gene encoding circadian locomoter output cycles protein kaput isoform X3, with protein MTSSIGGDDASSIFDGLMEEDEKDKAKRVSRNKSEKKRRDQFNVLIKELGTMLPGNTRKMDKSTILQKSIDFLRKHKEIAAQSESSEIRQDWKPPFLSNEEFTQLMLEDYSSSRLSAMALDGFFLAIMTDGNIIYVSESVTSLLEHLPSDLVDQNLLNFLPLVEHSDVYKALSSHILEGETLTPEYLKTKNQLEFCCHMLRGTIDPKEPPVYEYVKFIGNFKSLNNVPNSTRNGLEGVIQRSLRPAFEDRVCFIATVRLAKPQFIKEMCTVEEPNEEFTSRHSLEWKFLFLDHRAPPIIGYLPFEVLGTSGYDYYHVDDLETLAKCHEHLMQYGKGKSCYYRFLTKGQQWIWLQTHYYITYHQWNSRPEFIVCTHTVVSYAEVRAEQRRELGIVEESPPEISAVDKQSQDSGSESQHQLNTSSLKEALEGFDRSRTPSASSHSSRKSSSHTAISNPASPKLKTDRGTPGCQSVSAIEMTSQRRSSISSQQSMSSQHTQNTGQNMAPSMVPQQQPQQQQQQLQQQQPPPQQQQQQLQIQPSVQFSTQLDAMQHLKDQLEQRTRMIEANIQRQQLELRQIQEELNKVQGHGLQMFLQPGTSGLSLGSVQLAHGTTMQPGGALTMQGQVVSAGSLQGSTPQQHTVQQQPQQQSQPQQQNLLRDTSSVLSQSSVRSTHSLPPQQSALPASLYNTMMISQPNQANVVQIATSLAQNSSNNTAAMANFAQDRSGQIRFPAGSQLLTKLVTGPMACGAVMVPTTMFMGQVVTAFAPQQGQTQTISIAQQQPQQQEQQAQSQAEATQQGLAQQQTQFLQGPRLLHGNQSTQLILQTAFPLQQQGAFASTQHQQQQQLQQQHQQQQQQLQQQQQQQQQQLQQQQQQEQQLASHRADSMSGRSSTQPQ; from the exons AGTATCCCGTAACAAGTCTGAGAAGAAGCGCAGGGACCAGTTCAATGTCCTCATCAAGGAGCTGGGTACCATGCTGCCAGGTAACACCCGGAAGATGGACAAGTCCACCATCTTACAGAAGAGCATCGACTTCCTGCGCAAGCATAAAG AAATAGCTGCGCAGTCAGAGTCAAGTGAGATCCGACAGGACTGGAAACCTCCTTTTCTTAGTAATGAAGAGTTCACACAGCTGATGCTGGAG GACTATTCAAGTTCAAGGTTGAGCGCAATG GCATTAGACGGCTTCTTCCTAGCAATTATGACAGATGGGAACATAATCTATGTCTCAGAGAGTGTTACATCTCTACTGGAACATCTTCCT tCTGACCTGGTGGATCAGAACCTGTTGAACTTCCTGCCCCTGGTGGAACATTCAGACGTGTATAAAGCCCTGTCGTCTCACATACTGGAGGGAGAGACGCTAACGCCAGAGTATCTCAAGA CGAAAAACCAGTTAGAATTCTGTTGCCACATGCTCCGAGGGACGATCGACCCCAAAGAGCCTCCTGTGTATGAGTATGTTAAGTTCATCGGAAACTTCAAGTCCCTGAATAATG TGCCTAACTCAACTCGAAATGGCTTGGAAGGGGTGATCCAGCGGTCACTCCGGCCCGCTTTTGAGGACCGAGTCTGTTTCATAGCAACTGTGAGATTAGCCAAACCACAGTTTATCAAG GAGATGTGCACTGTTGAAGAACCCAATGAAGAATTCACCTCTAGACACAGCTTAGAATGGAAGTTCCTCTTCTTGGACCACAG GGCTCCGCCCataataggttacctgccgtttGAGGTTCTGGGTACATCTGGATATGACTACTACcatgtagatgacctggagacaCTGGCCAAATGCCACGAACACT TAATGCAGTATGGGAAGGGGAAATCGTGCTACTACAGGTTTCTCACCAAAGGGCAGCAGTGGATCTGGCTCCAGACCCATTACTACATCACCTACCACCAGTGGAACTCCAGGCCCGAGTTCATCGTCTGCACGCACACTGTCGTCAG CTATGCTGAGGTGAGGGCTGAACAGCGCAGAGAGCTGGGGATTGTTGAGGAGTCACCGCCAGAGATCTCTGCGGTAGATAAG CAGTCTCAGGACTCTGGTTCTGAATCTCAACACCAGCTCAACACCTCCAGTCTGAAGGAGGCCCTAGAGGGCTTTGACCGCAGCCGCACGCCCTCGGCCTCCTCACACAGCTCCCGCAAGTCCTCGTCCCACACTGCCATCTCCAACCCAGCCT CACCTAAGCTTAAGACAGACAGGGGTACACCGGGATGCCAGTCCGTCTCTGCTATTGAGATGACATCACAGCGAAGATCATCCATCAGCAGTCAG CAATCGATGAGCTCCCAGCACACCCAGAACACGGGGCAGAACATGGCCCCATCCATGGTTCCACAACAACAaccgcagcagcagcaacaacagctgCAACAGCagcaaccaccaccacaacagcagcagcagcagcttcaGATCCAGCCCAGTGTCCAG TTTTCCACCCAGCTGGACGCAATGCAGCACCTGAAGGATCAGCTGGAGCAGAGGACCAGGATGATCGAGGCCAACATCCAGAGGCAGCAGCTGGAGCTCAGGCAGATCCAGGAAGAGCTCAACAAGGTGCAGGGCCATGGCCTACAG ATGTTTCTCCAGCCGGGTACAAGTGGGCTGAGCCTGGGCTCTGTGCAGCTGGCCCACGGGACCACCATGCAGCCAGGGGGTGCTCTCACCATGCAGGGCCAAGTGGTGTCTGCAGGCAGTCTGCAGGGCAGCACCCCACAGCAGCATACGGTCCAACAACAACCCCAGCAGCAGTCCCAGCCCCAACAACAGAACCTGTTACGAGACACCAGCTCTGTCCTCTCACAGTCTTCAGTGCGGTCGACTCACTCTCTGCCGCCCCAGCAGAGTGCCCTGCCAGCCTCCCTCTACAACACCATGATGATCTCTCAGCCCAACCAGGCCAATGTGGTCCAGATCGCCACCAGCCTggcccagaacagcagcaacaaCACAGCTGCCATGGCAAACTTTGCCCAGGACCGCTCGGGACAGATCAG gTTCCCTGCTGGCTCTCAGTTGCTGACTAAGCTGGTGACTGGGCCGATGGCGTGTGGAGCGGTCATGGTCCCTACAACCATGTTCATGGGCCAGGTGGTGACCGCGTTCGCTCCTCAGCAGGGCCAGACTCAGACCATCAGCATCGCCCAGCAGCAGCCtcagcagcaggagcagcaggcTCAGTCTCAGGCCGAAGCCACACAGCAAGGGCTGGCCCAGCAACAAACACAGTTCCTCCAG GGCCCTCGGCTGCTCCATGGAAACCAGTCCACCCAGTTGATCCTGCAAACAGCGTTCCCACTGCAGCAGCAAGGAGCCTTCGCCAGCACAcaacaccagcagcagcagcagctacaaCAGcaacatcagcagcagcagcaacagctccagcagcagcaacaacaacagcaacaacagctccaacaacagcagcaacaggagCAGCAGCTGGCCTCTCACAGGGCAGATAGCATGTCAGGCCGCTCCAGCACACAGCCCCAGTAA
- the LOC106560272 gene encoding circadian locomoter output cycles protein kaput isoform X5: MTSSIGGDDASSIFDGLMEEDEKDKAKRVSRNKSEKKRRDQFNVLIKELGTMLPGNTRKMDKSTILQKSIDFLRKHKEIAAQSESSEIRQDWKPPFLSNEEFTQLMLEALDGFFLAIMTDGNIIYVSESVTSLLEHLPSDLVDQNLLNFLPLVEHSDVYKALSSHILEGETLTPEYLKTKNQLEFCCHMLRGTIDPKEPPVYEYVKFIGNFKSLNNVPNSTRNGLEGVIQRSLRPAFEDRVCFIATVRLAKPQFIKEMCTVEEPNEEFTSRHSLEWKFLFLDHRAPPIIGYLPFEVLGTSGYDYYHVDDLETLAKCHEHLMQYGKGKSCYYRFLTKGQQWIWLQTHYYITYHQWNSRPEFIVCTHTVVSYAEVRAEQRRELGIVEESPPEISAVDKSQDSGSESQHQLNTSSLKEALEGFDRSRTPSASSHSSRKSSSHTAISNPASPKLKTDRGTPGCQSVSAIEMTSQRRSSISSQQSMSSQHTQNTGQNMAPSMVPQQQPQQQQQQLQQQQPPPQQQQQQLQIQPSVQFSTQLDAMQHLKDQLEQRTRMIEANIQRQQLELRQIQEELNKVQGHGLQMFLQPGTSGLSLGSVQLAHGTTMQPGGALTMQGQVVSAGSLQGSTPQQHTVQQQPQQQSQPQQQNLLRDTSSVLSQSSVRSTHSLPPQQSALPASLYNTMMISQPNQANVVQIATSLAQNSSNNTAAMANFAQDRSGQIRYTMPPTGFPAGSQLLTKLVTGPMACGAVMVPTTMFMGQVVTAFAPQQGQTQTISIAQQQPQQQEQQAQSQAEATQQGLAQQQTQFLQGPRLLHGNQSTQLILQTAFPLQQQGAFASTQHQQQQQLQQQHQQQQQQLQQQQQQQQQQLQQQQQQEQQLASHRADSMSGRSSTQPQ, translated from the exons AGTATCCCGTAACAAGTCTGAGAAGAAGCGCAGGGACCAGTTCAATGTCCTCATCAAGGAGCTGGGTACCATGCTGCCAGGTAACACCCGGAAGATGGACAAGTCCACCATCTTACAGAAGAGCATCGACTTCCTGCGCAAGCATAAAG AAATAGCTGCGCAGTCAGAGTCAAGTGAGATCCGACAGGACTGGAAACCTCCTTTTCTTAGTAATGAAGAGTTCACACAGCTGATGCTGGAG GCATTAGACGGCTTCTTCCTAGCAATTATGACAGATGGGAACATAATCTATGTCTCAGAGAGTGTTACATCTCTACTGGAACATCTTCCT tCTGACCTGGTGGATCAGAACCTGTTGAACTTCCTGCCCCTGGTGGAACATTCAGACGTGTATAAAGCCCTGTCGTCTCACATACTGGAGGGAGAGACGCTAACGCCAGAGTATCTCAAGA CGAAAAACCAGTTAGAATTCTGTTGCCACATGCTCCGAGGGACGATCGACCCCAAAGAGCCTCCTGTGTATGAGTATGTTAAGTTCATCGGAAACTTCAAGTCCCTGAATAATG TGCCTAACTCAACTCGAAATGGCTTGGAAGGGGTGATCCAGCGGTCACTCCGGCCCGCTTTTGAGGACCGAGTCTGTTTCATAGCAACTGTGAGATTAGCCAAACCACAGTTTATCAAG GAGATGTGCACTGTTGAAGAACCCAATGAAGAATTCACCTCTAGACACAGCTTAGAATGGAAGTTCCTCTTCTTGGACCACAG GGCTCCGCCCataataggttacctgccgtttGAGGTTCTGGGTACATCTGGATATGACTACTACcatgtagatgacctggagacaCTGGCCAAATGCCACGAACACT TAATGCAGTATGGGAAGGGGAAATCGTGCTACTACAGGTTTCTCACCAAAGGGCAGCAGTGGATCTGGCTCCAGACCCATTACTACATCACCTACCACCAGTGGAACTCCAGGCCCGAGTTCATCGTCTGCACGCACACTGTCGTCAG CTATGCTGAGGTGAGGGCTGAACAGCGCAGAGAGCTGGGGATTGTTGAGGAGTCACCGCCAGAGATCTCTGCGGTAGATAAG TCTCAGGACTCTGGTTCTGAATCTCAACACCAGCTCAACACCTCCAGTCTGAAGGAGGCCCTAGAGGGCTTTGACCGCAGCCGCACGCCCTCGGCCTCCTCACACAGCTCCCGCAAGTCCTCGTCCCACACTGCCATCTCCAACCCAGCCT CACCTAAGCTTAAGACAGACAGGGGTACACCGGGATGCCAGTCCGTCTCTGCTATTGAGATGACATCACAGCGAAGATCATCCATCAGCAGTCAG CAATCGATGAGCTCCCAGCACACCCAGAACACGGGGCAGAACATGGCCCCATCCATGGTTCCACAACAACAaccgcagcagcagcaacaacagctgCAACAGCagcaaccaccaccacaacagcagcagcagcagcttcaGATCCAGCCCAGTGTCCAG TTTTCCACCCAGCTGGACGCAATGCAGCACCTGAAGGATCAGCTGGAGCAGAGGACCAGGATGATCGAGGCCAACATCCAGAGGCAGCAGCTGGAGCTCAGGCAGATCCAGGAAGAGCTCAACAAGGTGCAGGGCCATGGCCTACAG ATGTTTCTCCAGCCGGGTACAAGTGGGCTGAGCCTGGGCTCTGTGCAGCTGGCCCACGGGACCACCATGCAGCCAGGGGGTGCTCTCACCATGCAGGGCCAAGTGGTGTCTGCAGGCAGTCTGCAGGGCAGCACCCCACAGCAGCATACGGTCCAACAACAACCCCAGCAGCAGTCCCAGCCCCAACAACAGAACCTGTTACGAGACACCAGCTCTGTCCTCTCACAGTCTTCAGTGCGGTCGACTCACTCTCTGCCGCCCCAGCAGAGTGCCCTGCCAGCCTCCCTCTACAACACCATGATGATCTCTCAGCCCAACCAGGCCAATGTGGTCCAGATCGCCACCAGCCTggcccagaacagcagcaacaaCACAGCTGCCATGGCAAACTTTGCCCAGGACCGCTCGGGACAGATCAGGTACACGATGCCACCAACAGG gTTCCCTGCTGGCTCTCAGTTGCTGACTAAGCTGGTGACTGGGCCGATGGCGTGTGGAGCGGTCATGGTCCCTACAACCATGTTCATGGGCCAGGTGGTGACCGCGTTCGCTCCTCAGCAGGGCCAGACTCAGACCATCAGCATCGCCCAGCAGCAGCCtcagcagcaggagcagcaggcTCAGTCTCAGGCCGAAGCCACACAGCAAGGGCTGGCCCAGCAACAAACACAGTTCCTCCAG GGCCCTCGGCTGCTCCATGGAAACCAGTCCACCCAGTTGATCCTGCAAACAGCGTTCCCACTGCAGCAGCAAGGAGCCTTCGCCAGCACAcaacaccagcagcagcagcagctacaaCAGcaacatcagcagcagcagcaacagctccagcagcagcaacaacaacagcaacaacagctccaacaacagcagcaacaggagCAGCAGCTGGCCTCTCACAGGGCAGATAGCATGTCAGGCCGCTCCAGCACACAGCCCCAGTAA
- the LOC106560272 gene encoding circadian locomoter output cycles protein kaput isoform X6 gives MTSSIGGDDASSIFDGLMEEDEKDKAKRVSRNKSEKKRRDQFNVLIKELGTMLPGNTRKMDKSTILQKSIDFLRKHKEIAAQSESSEIRQDWKPPFLSNEEFTQLMLEALDGFFLAIMTDGNIIYVSESVTSLLEHLPSDLVDQNLLNFLPLVEHSDVYKALSSHILEGETLTPEYLKTKNQLEFCCHMLRGTIDPKEPPVYEYVKFIGNFKSLNNVPNSTRNGLEGVIQRSLRPAFEDRVCFIATVRLAKPQFIKEMCTVEEPNEEFTSRHSLEWKFLFLDHRAPPIIGYLPFEVLGTSGYDYYHVDDLETLAKCHEHLMQYGKGKSCYYRFLTKGQQWIWLQTHYYITYHQWNSRPEFIVCTHTVVSYAEVRAEQRRELGIVEESPPEISAVDKQSQDSGSESQHQLNTSSLKEALEGFDRSRTPSASSHSSRKSSSHTAISNPASPKLKTDRGTPGCQSVSAIEMTSQRRSSISSQQSMSSQHTQNTGQNMAPSMVPQQQPQQQQQQLQQQQPPPQQQQQQLQIQPSVQFSTQLDAMQHLKDQLEQRTRMIEANIQRQQLELRQIQEELNKVQGHGLQMFLQPGTSGLSLGSVQLAHGTTMQPGGALTMQGQVVSAGSLQGSTPQQHTVQQQPQQQSQPQQQNLLRDTSSVLSQSSVRSTHSLPPQQSALPASLYNTMMISQPNQANVVQIATSLAQNSSNNTAAMANFAQDRSGQIRFPAGSQLLTKLVTGPMACGAVMVPTTMFMGQVVTAFAPQQGQTQTISIAQQQPQQQEQQAQSQAEATQQGLAQQQTQFLQGPRLLHGNQSTQLILQTAFPLQQQGAFASTQHQQQQQLQQQHQQQQQQLQQQQQQQQQQLQQQQQQEQQLASHRADSMSGRSSTQPQ, from the exons AGTATCCCGTAACAAGTCTGAGAAGAAGCGCAGGGACCAGTTCAATGTCCTCATCAAGGAGCTGGGTACCATGCTGCCAGGTAACACCCGGAAGATGGACAAGTCCACCATCTTACAGAAGAGCATCGACTTCCTGCGCAAGCATAAAG AAATAGCTGCGCAGTCAGAGTCAAGTGAGATCCGACAGGACTGGAAACCTCCTTTTCTTAGTAATGAAGAGTTCACACAGCTGATGCTGGAG GCATTAGACGGCTTCTTCCTAGCAATTATGACAGATGGGAACATAATCTATGTCTCAGAGAGTGTTACATCTCTACTGGAACATCTTCCT tCTGACCTGGTGGATCAGAACCTGTTGAACTTCCTGCCCCTGGTGGAACATTCAGACGTGTATAAAGCCCTGTCGTCTCACATACTGGAGGGAGAGACGCTAACGCCAGAGTATCTCAAGA CGAAAAACCAGTTAGAATTCTGTTGCCACATGCTCCGAGGGACGATCGACCCCAAAGAGCCTCCTGTGTATGAGTATGTTAAGTTCATCGGAAACTTCAAGTCCCTGAATAATG TGCCTAACTCAACTCGAAATGGCTTGGAAGGGGTGATCCAGCGGTCACTCCGGCCCGCTTTTGAGGACCGAGTCTGTTTCATAGCAACTGTGAGATTAGCCAAACCACAGTTTATCAAG GAGATGTGCACTGTTGAAGAACCCAATGAAGAATTCACCTCTAGACACAGCTTAGAATGGAAGTTCCTCTTCTTGGACCACAG GGCTCCGCCCataataggttacctgccgtttGAGGTTCTGGGTACATCTGGATATGACTACTACcatgtagatgacctggagacaCTGGCCAAATGCCACGAACACT TAATGCAGTATGGGAAGGGGAAATCGTGCTACTACAGGTTTCTCACCAAAGGGCAGCAGTGGATCTGGCTCCAGACCCATTACTACATCACCTACCACCAGTGGAACTCCAGGCCCGAGTTCATCGTCTGCACGCACACTGTCGTCAG CTATGCTGAGGTGAGGGCTGAACAGCGCAGAGAGCTGGGGATTGTTGAGGAGTCACCGCCAGAGATCTCTGCGGTAGATAAG CAGTCTCAGGACTCTGGTTCTGAATCTCAACACCAGCTCAACACCTCCAGTCTGAAGGAGGCCCTAGAGGGCTTTGACCGCAGCCGCACGCCCTCGGCCTCCTCACACAGCTCCCGCAAGTCCTCGTCCCACACTGCCATCTCCAACCCAGCCT CACCTAAGCTTAAGACAGACAGGGGTACACCGGGATGCCAGTCCGTCTCTGCTATTGAGATGACATCACAGCGAAGATCATCCATCAGCAGTCAG CAATCGATGAGCTCCCAGCACACCCAGAACACGGGGCAGAACATGGCCCCATCCATGGTTCCACAACAACAaccgcagcagcagcaacaacagctgCAACAGCagcaaccaccaccacaacagcagcagcagcagcttcaGATCCAGCCCAGTGTCCAG TTTTCCACCCAGCTGGACGCAATGCAGCACCTGAAGGATCAGCTGGAGCAGAGGACCAGGATGATCGAGGCCAACATCCAGAGGCAGCAGCTGGAGCTCAGGCAGATCCAGGAAGAGCTCAACAAGGTGCAGGGCCATGGCCTACAG ATGTTTCTCCAGCCGGGTACAAGTGGGCTGAGCCTGGGCTCTGTGCAGCTGGCCCACGGGACCACCATGCAGCCAGGGGGTGCTCTCACCATGCAGGGCCAAGTGGTGTCTGCAGGCAGTCTGCAGGGCAGCACCCCACAGCAGCATACGGTCCAACAACAACCCCAGCAGCAGTCCCAGCCCCAACAACAGAACCTGTTACGAGACACCAGCTCTGTCCTCTCACAGTCTTCAGTGCGGTCGACTCACTCTCTGCCGCCCCAGCAGAGTGCCCTGCCAGCCTCCCTCTACAACACCATGATGATCTCTCAGCCCAACCAGGCCAATGTGGTCCAGATCGCCACCAGCCTggcccagaacagcagcaacaaCACAGCTGCCATGGCAAACTTTGCCCAGGACCGCTCGGGACAGATCAG gTTCCCTGCTGGCTCTCAGTTGCTGACTAAGCTGGTGACTGGGCCGATGGCGTGTGGAGCGGTCATGGTCCCTACAACCATGTTCATGGGCCAGGTGGTGACCGCGTTCGCTCCTCAGCAGGGCCAGACTCAGACCATCAGCATCGCCCAGCAGCAGCCtcagcagcaggagcagcaggcTCAGTCTCAGGCCGAAGCCACACAGCAAGGGCTGGCCCAGCAACAAACACAGTTCCTCCAG GGCCCTCGGCTGCTCCATGGAAACCAGTCCACCCAGTTGATCCTGCAAACAGCGTTCCCACTGCAGCAGCAAGGAGCCTTCGCCAGCACAcaacaccagcagcagcagcagctacaaCAGcaacatcagcagcagcagcaacagctccagcagcagcaacaacaacagcaacaacagctccaacaacagcagcaacaggagCAGCAGCTGGCCTCTCACAGGGCAGATAGCATGTCAGGCCGCTCCAGCACACAGCCCCAGTAA
- the LOC106560272 gene encoding circadian locomoter output cycles protein kaput isoform X2, whose protein sequence is MTSSIGGDDASSIFDGLMEEDEKDKAKRVSRNKSEKKRRDQFNVLIKELGTMLPGNTRKMDKSTILQKSIDFLRKHKEIAAQSESSEIRQDWKPPFLSNEEFTQLMLEDYSSSRLSAMALDGFFLAIMTDGNIIYVSESVTSLLEHLPSDLVDQNLLNFLPLVEHSDVYKALSSHILEGETLTPEYLKTKNQLEFCCHMLRGTIDPKEPPVYEYVKFIGNFKSLNNVPNSTRNGLEGVIQRSLRPAFEDRVCFIATVRLAKPQFIKEMCTVEEPNEEFTSRHSLEWKFLFLDHRAPPIIGYLPFEVLGTSGYDYYHVDDLETLAKCHEHLMQYGKGKSCYYRFLTKGQQWIWLQTHYYITYHQWNSRPEFIVCTHTVVSYAEVRAEQRRELGIVEESPPEISAVDKSQDSGSESQHQLNTSSLKEALEGFDRSRTPSASSHSSRKSSSHTAISNPASPKLKTDRGTPGCQSVSAIEMTSQRRSSISSQQSMSSQHTQNTGQNMAPSMVPQQQPQQQQQQLQQQQPPPQQQQQQLQIQPSVQFSTQLDAMQHLKDQLEQRTRMIEANIQRQQLELRQIQEELNKVQGHGLQMFLQPGTSGLSLGSVQLAHGTTMQPGGALTMQGQVVSAGSLQGSTPQQHTVQQQPQQQSQPQQQNLLRDTSSVLSQSSVRSTHSLPPQQSALPASLYNTMMISQPNQANVVQIATSLAQNSSNNTAAMANFAQDRSGQIRYTMPPTGFPAGSQLLTKLVTGPMACGAVMVPTTMFMGQVVTAFAPQQGQTQTISIAQQQPQQQEQQAQSQAEATQQGLAQQQTQFLQGPRLLHGNQSTQLILQTAFPLQQQGAFASTQHQQQQQLQQQHQQQQQQLQQQQQQQQQQLQQQQQQEQQLASHRADSMSGRSSTQPQ, encoded by the exons AGTATCCCGTAACAAGTCTGAGAAGAAGCGCAGGGACCAGTTCAATGTCCTCATCAAGGAGCTGGGTACCATGCTGCCAGGTAACACCCGGAAGATGGACAAGTCCACCATCTTACAGAAGAGCATCGACTTCCTGCGCAAGCATAAAG AAATAGCTGCGCAGTCAGAGTCAAGTGAGATCCGACAGGACTGGAAACCTCCTTTTCTTAGTAATGAAGAGTTCACACAGCTGATGCTGGAG GACTATTCAAGTTCAAGGTTGAGCGCAATG GCATTAGACGGCTTCTTCCTAGCAATTATGACAGATGGGAACATAATCTATGTCTCAGAGAGTGTTACATCTCTACTGGAACATCTTCCT tCTGACCTGGTGGATCAGAACCTGTTGAACTTCCTGCCCCTGGTGGAACATTCAGACGTGTATAAAGCCCTGTCGTCTCACATACTGGAGGGAGAGACGCTAACGCCAGAGTATCTCAAGA CGAAAAACCAGTTAGAATTCTGTTGCCACATGCTCCGAGGGACGATCGACCCCAAAGAGCCTCCTGTGTATGAGTATGTTAAGTTCATCGGAAACTTCAAGTCCCTGAATAATG TGCCTAACTCAACTCGAAATGGCTTGGAAGGGGTGATCCAGCGGTCACTCCGGCCCGCTTTTGAGGACCGAGTCTGTTTCATAGCAACTGTGAGATTAGCCAAACCACAGTTTATCAAG GAGATGTGCACTGTTGAAGAACCCAATGAAGAATTCACCTCTAGACACAGCTTAGAATGGAAGTTCCTCTTCTTGGACCACAG GGCTCCGCCCataataggttacctgccgtttGAGGTTCTGGGTACATCTGGATATGACTACTACcatgtagatgacctggagacaCTGGCCAAATGCCACGAACACT TAATGCAGTATGGGAAGGGGAAATCGTGCTACTACAGGTTTCTCACCAAAGGGCAGCAGTGGATCTGGCTCCAGACCCATTACTACATCACCTACCACCAGTGGAACTCCAGGCCCGAGTTCATCGTCTGCACGCACACTGTCGTCAG CTATGCTGAGGTGAGGGCTGAACAGCGCAGAGAGCTGGGGATTGTTGAGGAGTCACCGCCAGAGATCTCTGCGGTAGATAAG TCTCAGGACTCTGGTTCTGAATCTCAACACCAGCTCAACACCTCCAGTCTGAAGGAGGCCCTAGAGGGCTTTGACCGCAGCCGCACGCCCTCGGCCTCCTCACACAGCTCCCGCAAGTCCTCGTCCCACACTGCCATCTCCAACCCAGCCT CACCTAAGCTTAAGACAGACAGGGGTACACCGGGATGCCAGTCCGTCTCTGCTATTGAGATGACATCACAGCGAAGATCATCCATCAGCAGTCAG CAATCGATGAGCTCCCAGCACACCCAGAACACGGGGCAGAACATGGCCCCATCCATGGTTCCACAACAACAaccgcagcagcagcaacaacagctgCAACAGCagcaaccaccaccacaacagcagcagcagcagcttcaGATCCAGCCCAGTGTCCAG TTTTCCACCCAGCTGGACGCAATGCAGCACCTGAAGGATCAGCTGGAGCAGAGGACCAGGATGATCGAGGCCAACATCCAGAGGCAGCAGCTGGAGCTCAGGCAGATCCAGGAAGAGCTCAACAAGGTGCAGGGCCATGGCCTACAG ATGTTTCTCCAGCCGGGTACAAGTGGGCTGAGCCTGGGCTCTGTGCAGCTGGCCCACGGGACCACCATGCAGCCAGGGGGTGCTCTCACCATGCAGGGCCAAGTGGTGTCTGCAGGCAGTCTGCAGGGCAGCACCCCACAGCAGCATACGGTCCAACAACAACCCCAGCAGCAGTCCCAGCCCCAACAACAGAACCTGTTACGAGACACCAGCTCTGTCCTCTCACAGTCTTCAGTGCGGTCGACTCACTCTCTGCCGCCCCAGCAGAGTGCCCTGCCAGCCTCCCTCTACAACACCATGATGATCTCTCAGCCCAACCAGGCCAATGTGGTCCAGATCGCCACCAGCCTggcccagaacagcagcaacaaCACAGCTGCCATGGCAAACTTTGCCCAGGACCGCTCGGGACAGATCAGGTACACGATGCCACCAACAGG gTTCCCTGCTGGCTCTCAGTTGCTGACTAAGCTGGTGACTGGGCCGATGGCGTGTGGAGCGGTCATGGTCCCTACAACCATGTTCATGGGCCAGGTGGTGACCGCGTTCGCTCCTCAGCAGGGCCAGACTCAGACCATCAGCATCGCCCAGCAGCAGCCtcagcagcaggagcagcaggcTCAGTCTCAGGCCGAAGCCACACAGCAAGGGCTGGCCCAGCAACAAACACAGTTCCTCCAG GGCCCTCGGCTGCTCCATGGAAACCAGTCCACCCAGTTGATCCTGCAAACAGCGTTCCCACTGCAGCAGCAAGGAGCCTTCGCCAGCACAcaacaccagcagcagcagcagctacaaCAGcaacatcagcagcagcagcaacagctccagcagcagcaacaacaacagcaacaacagctccaacaacagcagcaacaggagCAGCAGCTGGCCTCTCACAGGGCAGATAGCATGTCAGGCCGCTCCAGCACACAGCCCCAGTAA